The genomic segment GCGGCCAAGGCTTCGGGCCAGATCAGGGATTTTCCGCGCACCAAAAAGGATCAGCACAATAATGAGTATCAGTAATATCTCTTGCCAGCCAAAATTCATTGGACCTCCAATACTTTTCGATATTATAAATAAGTATATTAAATTTCAAGAAATTGTCAAGACGGCCCCCGATACTGCTTATGGCATATCGCTTATTGCACATATCAGGAACATAAATTTTAGAAGAAAAAGACATTATTTTTTACTATTGACAATCCCCATAGATATGGTTATAATAGCTTTAAGTAAAGGAGGAAAAGTGACCAATTTGCACTTTAATTTCAAGGATGTTTTCAGAGCCGGCAGACTTGGTTTTAGCGCCAAGAAGATGTGGGTTGTTTTCGTCGGTCTGCTCGTTGCGTTTATTGGGTATGATATTTTGACGTATATCGCATACATGGTTAGTGGGTCGGATATCGGTTCGGTCTGGGATGCCTTCCGTCTCGTGCCCATGTACCCGGCTGATTTCCCTTGGCCCTGGTTCGCCTGGATCATCTACGCGGTCGGCGTTCTGTGGTGGATATGTGTCAACCTCATCACCGGTACGGCCGTATCAAAAATAACCTATGAGCAGCTGAAAGGCGACGAATTCTATGAAATAAGGGAAGCCGTTAAATTCGCCATGAAAAACGGCAAGTCCGCGATCGCCGCTCCTTTTGTCCTGATCCTGTTCATCATTTCACTCCTTGTCATGGGCTTGATCCTCGCCCTGATAACGCGGATACCGTATTTCGGACAGCTATTTCTAACCGTCATGGCGATCCCGGCATTTTTTGTCAGCATCTTCATATTGTATCTCCTGGTCGTTACCGTGGTATCGTTGACGATCGGTCCCTCGATCGTCGGCGCAACGGGTAACGACACGTTCGATACGCTCTTCGAGTCATTCTCCGTGATCAATGACCAGCCTTGGCGGTACCTTGTCTATGAATTTCTCTTAAAACTGGTCATCGTCCTTGGTGTCGGGATCCTGGGATTCTTCGCTGCCAAAGCTGTCTTCCTCGGCAATAATATCATCGGCTTGATCGTGCCGGCCGATAAACTTGAAAATATCATGGCCAATGCTGCCTACTATGTCAAACTGGCAATACCGCCAATATACCCTGAATGGGTACAGGTAAATATCGTGAAATACATCGAGATGATCGGCATGCCCAACCTGCTCTTTCCTCCTGAATACATGGCATCCTATGAATCCTGGACGGGCGCGATCTCTTCGTTCGTACTGGGCATAATTTACTATCTGATCGTCCTTGGGGTCGCGTCGCTGAGCTGCGCGATCTATTGGGCGGGCAATACCGTGATCTTCACCGTGCTCGTCAGGAAGAAGGATGACAAGAACCTGCTTGAGATCAAGGAAGAGATCTTTGAGGAAAAGAAAGACGAAAAGCAGGAAGAGAAACCGGCTGAAGAGAAAAAAATAAAACGTCCGCGTAAGAAAGAGGAAGAAAGCGAAAAGCCAGCGGACGCGCCGCCGGAAGAAAAGAAGGACGCCTAAGGTTTTGAAATCACTTTATTCCACGGCGGCCGGCTTCACATCAGCCGGCCGCCGTGATTTTCGCCGCATTGCCACATGAAAGCCGGTTATATCGCCCTGGTCGGTGAACCCAATGTCGGCAAATCGACCTTGTTCAACTATCTTCTCAAGAACAAACTCTCCGCCGTAAGCCCCAAGCCACAGACCACGCGGAACCGCATCCTTGGGATCCTGGTGCGTGAGCAATGCCAGCTGTGTTTTTTCGACACGCCCGGCATTATCACGCCTGATTATCCACTGCAGGAAAATATGATCCACCAGCTGCAGCAGGCAATCCAGGACGCGGACATTGTTGTCTGGATCACCGATCCCTGGTTTAGATCTGTCCGTTTCCCGGAGAACCTGGCCAAAGTCGCTCGCACCAAGCCATTCATTGCGGTTGTCAATAAAATCGACCTTGCTGACGAACCCCGGGTAAAGCGCGCTCTTTCGGAGATCGCGTCATCCGGTATCAGCGATGCGATTGCATTGTCGGCGTTGACAGGCACCGGAGTTGAGGGGCTCTTGTCAAAACTCTGCGACTTGCTGCCGGAAAATCCATTCTTGTATCCGGAGGATGATATCTCGGACAGCCCGGTGCGGTTTTTTGTGGCTGAGATCATCCGGGAAAAAATATTCCAGAAATTCAAGGAAGAAATTCCCTATTCGACCTGCGTCCAGATCGAGGAATACAAGGAGCATGAAGAGGGAAAAGACCTGATCCGGGCCGTGATCTACGTGGAGCGCGAATCACAGAAAGGCATTCTTATCGGTAAAAAGGGAATTGCCCTCAAGCGGATCGGCGAAGCCGCTCGCAAGGATATCGAGGTCCTTATCGACCACCCGGTCTATTTGGAACTCTGGGTCAAGGTCAAGGAACAATGGCGCAAGGATAAGAAATTTTTGAAGGAAATAGGATACTAACCATCTCCCCTACTTCCCCCTTGAAGGCAACGTGGAAAAAATTATAATAACTGGCGTCCCTAGGGAAGGGAGGAATAAGGTGGGAGTTAGGAGGATTTATGGACATTAAAAAGATCAAGATCGATACGCCACCTGGTGCGAATGTCATCTGCGGACAAAGCCATTTCATCAAGACCGCGGAAGACCTTTTTGAGGCGCTGGTGAACTCGGTACCGACGATCGCCTTCGGGCTGGCTTTCAACGAGGCCTCGGGTCCGTGCCTTGTCCGTTATGAAGGCAATGATGACGAACTTACTGCGCTGGCGTCAAAATATGCCCGGGCGATCGGCGCCGGTCATTTTTTCATCATCTTTATAAAAAACGCTTTCCCCATCAATGTTCTTGACCGGATAAAAGCGTGCCCGGAAGTGCTTGCGGTCTTTTGTGCGACCGCGAACCCGGTCGAGGTGCTTCTGGTCGATGATGAAATGGGCAAAGGCGTGGTCGGCGTTATTGACGGCTCCGCCGTAGTAGGTATAGAGGATAACGCGGCTCGCAAGGAACGTTATGGATTCTTGCGGAAAATAAAATACAAACTATAGTTATCACCCGCCTTCAAGGGGCGGCTATTCCATGATATTTTTCCTGCTCAGGAGTTCAAACTCGCTGACCGCGGTTTTTTCCTTGCCGCTCAGCAGATCAGTATCCCGCGCGACCACAATATAGTTCCCGGCAGGCAGGTCCATGGGATGATACTTTGCGGGCAGGTAGGCGATATCGCCCTCCCCTGATTCATCCTGGATAAGGACATCCAGAATCTCCCTTTTCATGCGCTCCTTGCTGTAGATCTCATAAGTGGTCCGCAACTGATGCCGGCCACCACTGGTCTGCAGGTTATACAGTTCGTGGTAGAAATAAAAAGGGACGTTGACCTCGGTCGCGGCCTGGGTCATGGGGATGACCCGGCCTACGGGTTTGCTGAACCGCTCGTCGGTAAATGACTCATCGATGAGACGCGCGGCGATAAGATCGCTGATCTCCTTCGCATCGGCGGCATACTCAAGGAGATCGACCGTGAATTCTTCTCTACCGACCAGCTTATTTTTCAGGTCTGCCAGTTCCAGAGTGATCCGGTATACTTTAGGTTCAAGCCAAAAATTCGATTGGTCACAGAAAATGCCGGAATCCCCGTTCTGCGGGTACACGATCTTCTCTTTCTCGCTGATCAGGCTGTCCAGATCGTTGAACACCTTGATCATCCGGCAGAATTTAAGCCCGGTCGTGTCCTTTACCGGCACGTTGATGTACAGTTCCAACCGCGTCAGGTTCATTTTTTGCCGGAACCGACCGATCGCCGCGCTATAATCAAGTACCCCCACGGAATCGAACGACGCCGGCACGGGGATCGTGTCCTCTTTCAGATAGGGCAATTTCACAGCATCGCCGAACTCGCTTTTGACCAGGATCTTGTATGCCCGGGCGATGCGGATGAAATCAAACTCCAGCCCCGCGCTCCGGTAGGACCAGATCTCAGCGGGCCGCACAACTTCTTTGGCCGTTATCATTATCAACTTCTGCGGGGATATTTC from the bacterium genome contains:
- a CDS encoding twin-arginine translocase TatA/TatE family subunit, with translation MNFGWQEILLILIIVLILFGARKIPDLARSLGRGVKEFKKGLNEIEAPEDKDKQKKEDENKEK
- the era gene encoding GTPase Era, with translation MKAGYIALVGEPNVGKSTLFNYLLKNKLSAVSPKPQTTRNRILGILVREQCQLCFFDTPGIITPDYPLQENMIHQLQQAIQDADIVVWITDPWFRSVRFPENLAKVARTKPFIAVVNKIDLADEPRVKRALSEIASSGISDAIALSALTGTGVEGLLSKLCDLLPENPFLYPEDDISDSPVRFFVAEIIREKIFQKFKEEIPYSTCVQIEEYKEHEEGKDLIRAVIYVERESQKGILIGKKGIALKRIGEAARKDIEVLIDHPVYLELWVKVKEQWRKDKKFLKEIGY
- a CDS encoding adenosine-specific kinase, producing MDIKKIKIDTPPGANVICGQSHFIKTAEDLFEALVNSVPTIAFGLAFNEASGPCLVRYEGNDDELTALASKYARAIGAGHFFIIFIKNAFPINVLDRIKACPEVLAVFCATANPVEVLLVDDEMGKGVVGVIDGSAVVGIEDNAARKERYGFLRKIKYKL